Below is a genomic region from Jiangella gansuensis DSM 44835.
ACGACCGCGGGCGGCTCAGCCGTCGCGGTCTCGCCGGCGCCGTTCCCGCCGGCCGAGCGGGTGTCGTCGGCGGGGGCGACGCAGCCGGCGATCGCAAGCAGACCGGCGAGGAGCGCCGCCGCGCCGGTGACCAGGCGCCGGCGCACGTCAGCCGGCCACGGGGTGGTGCGCGCCGAGCTCGTCGAAGACCTCGGTGTTCAGCTGGTAGGCGACGAGGACTTCGTCGATGACGCGGTCCCGCTCGTCCGGGCTCCACGGCGCGGTGTCGAGCCGGGCGCGGTACTCGTCCTTGAACAACTTCGGCTTCGTGATGCCCTGGAAGCGGTAGAACCGCACGCCGTCGCCGCCGGATTCGAAGCCGTACGTGCGTGCGATGGTGGCACCGATCGCCAGGCCACCGGAGAGATCGCCCAGGTAGCGGGTGTAGTGGTGGGCGACGAACCCGCCCGGCCACTGCGCGGTGACCCGGATGCGCTCGGCGTACCGGCGGGTGGCCGGAAGGGGCTGGAGGTCGTCGACGGCGTCCGGCCCCAGCAGGTGGGCGAGGTCGGCCCGGATGCTGGGCACCCGGGTCAGCTGGTCGGACACGAAAGGTCCGGCGACCGGGTCGTCGCGCATGCTCTCGGCGACCGCTTCGAGCGCCTCGTAGATGAACAGGTGCTGGGTGACCATGGCCGCGTAGCCGCTGCGGTCGATCCGGCCGTCCATCAGTGCCGACATGAAGCCCGCGCCCTCGGCTCGGCGGTGCAGATCCCAGCTGCGTTCGCGTAGCGCCTGCGAGAACGTCCGGTGTTCGGCGTGGGCCTGGCTGCGGATGGCTGGCACGGATTCTCCTCCGGTCGGCGCTGGTCACCACGCTGGTCCGCCGGGCCGTCGTGGCGCCGGGCGAGGCGATGGTGGACCTGGTGGACATCAGTATGCACTCTTAGGCTTGCCTATCCCAATATAGGCAAGCCTTACCTATACCGATAGTGTCTCCTTCATCCGCAGTCATCCGACATCGCACTGAAGGGTGGGACATGTCGATCGGAACGGGACGGCGCGCAGGTCGCCGTCGATGGGGCACGGCTCTGGGGGTGCTTCTCGCGGTCGGGGGGTCACTGGGTGTCGCCGAGACGGCGACGGCCGCGACGGCATCCGGCCCGGAAGGGCAGACGATCACCGTGTCGAAGGTGGAGGGCCTCGATCCCGCGGGCGAGACCGTCACCGTC
It encodes:
- a CDS encoding heme oxygenase (biliverdin-producing) — protein: MPAIRSQAHAEHRTFSQALRERSWDLHRRAEGAGFMSALMDGRIDRSGYAAMVTQHLFIYEALEAVAESMRDDPVAGPFVSDQLTRVPSIRADLAHLLGPDAVDDLQPLPATRRYAERIRVTAQWPGGFVAHHYTRYLGDLSGGLAIGATIARTYGFESGGDGVRFYRFQGITKPKLFKDEYRARLDTAPWSPDERDRVIDEVLVAYQLNTEVFDELGAHHPVAG